ggggcgccgttagggaagcagctacacggggtATAGGGCgccgttagggaagcagctacacggggtatagggtgtcattagggaagcagctacacggggcgTCGTTAGGGAAGCAGCTATACAGGGTATAGGGTGTCGTTAGGGAAGCAGCTATACGGGGTATAGGGTGTCGTTAGGGAAGCAGCTATACGGGGTATAGGGTGTCGTTAGGGAAGCAGCTATACGGggtatagggtgtcattagggaagcagctacacggggtatagggtgtcattagggaagcagctacacggggtatagggtgtcattagggaagcagctacacggggcgCCATTAGGGAAGCAGCTATATGGGGTATAGGGTGtcgttagggaagcagctacacggggcaccgGGTGCCGatagggaagcagctacacggggcaccgggtgccgttagggaagcagctacacggggcaccgggtgccgttagggaagcagctacacggggcaccgttagggaagcagctacacggggcaccgttagggaagcagctacacggggcaccgttagggaagcagctacacggggcaccgttagggaagcagctacacggggcaccgttagggaagcagctacacggggcaccgttagggaagcagctacacggggcaccgttagggaagcagctacacggggcaACGGGCgccgttagggaagcagctacacggggcaccgttagggaagtagctacacggggcaccgttagggaagcagctacacggggcaccgggtgccgttagggaagcagctacacggggcaccgggcgccgttagggaagcagctacacggggcgccgttagggaagcagctacacggggcgccgttagggaagcagctacacggggcaccgttagggaagtagctacacggggcaccgggtgccgttagggaagcagctacacggggcaccgGGTACCGTTACGGAAGCAGATACACGGGAACCGGGTgccgttagggaagcagctacacggggcaccaggtgccgttagggaagcagctacacggggtATAGGGTgccgttagggaagcagctacacggggtATAGGGTgccgttagggaagcagctacacggggtATAGGGTGTCTTTAGGGAAGCAGCTATACAGGGTGTCATTAGGGAAGAGGCTAGACGGGGtatagggtgtcattagagaaGCAGCTACATGGGGTATAGGGCATcattagggaagcagctacatGGGGCGtcgttagggaagcagctacacggggcgccgttagggaagcagctacacggggcgccgttagggaagcagctacacggggcgccgttagggaagcagctacacggggcgccgttagggaagcagctacacggggcaccgggtgccgttagggaagcagctacacggggcaccgggtgccgttagggaagcagctacacggggcaccgggtgccgttagggaagcagctacacggggcaccgggtgccgttagggaagcagctacacggggcaccgggtgccgttagggaagcagctacacggggcaccgggcgccgttagggaagcagctacacggggcgccgttagggaagcagctacacggggcaccgttagggaagtagctacacggggcaccgttagggaagcagctacacggggcaccgGGTGCCGTTACGGAAGCAGATACACGGGAACCGGGTgccgttagggaagcagctacacggggcaccaggtgccgttagggaagcagctacacggggtATAGGGTgccgttagggaagcagctacacggggtATAGGGTgccgttagggaagcagctacatGGGGTATAGGGTGTCTTTAGGGAAGCAGCTATACAGGGTGTCATTAGGGAAGAGGCTAGACGGggtatagggtgtcattagggaagcagctacacggggcgccgttagggaagcagctacacggggcgccattagggaagcagctacacggcGCGCCGTTAGGGAAGCAGATACACGGggtatagggtgtcattagggaAGCAGCTGCACGGggtatagggtgtcattagggaAGCAGCTATACAGGGTATAGGGTGTCGTTAGGGAAGCAGCTATACGGGGTATAGGGTGTtgttagggaagcagctacacggggtACAGGGTGTcattagggaagcagctacacggggcgccattagggaagcagctacacggggtATAGGGCGTCGTTAGGGAAGCAGCTATACGGAGTATAGGGCGTCGTTAGGGAAGCAGCTATACGGGGTATAGGGTGtcgttagggaagcagctacacggggtATAGGGTGtcgttagggaagcagctacactGGGTATAGGGCGtcgttagggaagcagctacacggggtACAGGGTGTcattagggaagcagctacacggggtATAGGGCGTCGTTAGGGAAGCAGACATTTGATGTAGAAATCATAACTGAACGACAGTTGGGGAGTTTAAGGTTAAACTCTTGGATATTTATCTACAAACATGAATTGTTTTCCGTTGTTCTACTACTCGATTCATAATCAATTTAATTGATTAATCTTAGGAGCTGTTCGTTTCAGGATCAGTAATACTGTGTTTCGCTCTCTGCTTCCatacaaaaataaacatttatctTTGTATCAAATTAGATGACTATCTGTCTTAACTATTAAAACACTAAGTCAGTTCTGCATTCACATGGATCCAattcagggcccatagggctctggtctaaagtagtgcactatatagggctctggtctaaagtagtgcactatatagggctctggtctaaagtagtgcactatatagggctctggtctaaagtagtgcactatatagggctctggtctaaggtagtgcactatatagggctctggtctaaagtagtgcactatatagggaatagggctctggtctaaagtagtgcactatataaggctctggtctaaggtagtgcactatataaggctctggtctaaagtagtgcactatatagggctctggtctaaggtagtgcactatatagggctctggtctaaagtagtgcactatatagggctctggtgtaaagtagtgcactatatagggctctggtctaaagtagtgcactatatagggctctggtctaaagtagtgcactatatagggctctggtctaaagtagtgcactatatagggctctggtctaaagtagtgcactatatagggaatagggttccatagggctctggtctaaagtagtgcactacatagggaatagggttccatagggctctggtctaaagtagtgcactacatagggaatagggttccatagggctctggtctaaagtagtgcactacatagggaatagggttccatttgggatgtatcCACTGAGATTACACAGACATGTTATTTTGCCGCCAGTCCCTCCCACCAAAAACAACGTTGAAGAAAGGTTCTGAAAAAAAGAATTCTAGAAGGTTTCCAGAATGTTACTGTAACATTGATTGTCAACAAGATGGCGGGGCTAACTCTAGAAACCGCCAGGGGTACGTTCAGCAGGACGCAACGTTTTGTTACGTTcagacaaaaatataaaacacaacttTAAAAGATTTTGCTTAGTTACAGTTCacagaaggaaatcagtcaatttaaataaattcattaggccctaatctatggatttcccatgactgggcaggggcgtagccatggatgggcctgggagggcataggcccacccactaggGAGCCAGGCCGACCCACTAGGGAGCCAGTCAGAAtgatcagaatgagtttttcccccacaaaagggctttattacagacagaaatacttgtcagtttcatcagctgtccagggtggctggtctcagatgatctcgCAGGCGAAGAAGCTGGTTGTGAGACCTGTTAGACATACCGACAAATTCcccaaaacaacgttggaggcggcttatggtagagaaatgaacattacatttttgGCAACAgatttgcacgctccctcaaatcttgagggaactgcacatttttagaatggccttttattgtccccagcacaaggtgcacctgtgtaatgatcatacagTTTAATcagttcttgatatgccacacctatcaggtagatggattatcttgtcaaaggagACATGTTCactaaacagggatgtaaacaaatttgtgcacaacattttgagagaaataagctttttttgaatattttatttcagctcatgaaacatgggaccaacactttacatgttgcgtttatatttttgttcaatataaaaccaacatgcctctctgacatgtaaAATACTGAAATCACAGCGGCTCTATTCTTTGCATTTCTATCTGGAACGTTCCAAAACGTTTTCCTACTGAACATGGCCCTGGTTGTAAAAATGGCAGTTATTGGCAACACCATGgcaacaacacaaccacaaccaactCTGATTGGCCAGTCAAAGACAAAACCAACTCTGATTGGCCAGTCAAAGACACAACCAACTCTGATTGGCCAGTCAAAGACACAACCAACTCTGATTGGCCAGTTAAGCCAGACAGAGGTACTGTAGTAAAAAAGCAGGAAATAAAACAATACAATATGGTGAGATCATGGTACAGACctagagagactgacagacaggtaCACGACCATAGAATAGACACAGGCAGGGAATACTGGCGTTGTACTTTAAAATACTGCAGTATTGTTGTAGTAACGCCACCTAGTTGTGTGTTCGTATCCATGGTTACCGTAGGGAGACACAGCCTCATTCCAGATATAGTAGAGATAATCCTAGAGCAGTTCACGGACTACATCTCCCAGAGGTCTTATCTGCACCGGTTGTTGTCGTGTTTCAGTAGTATTGAGTGAACCTAGTGTCATGTAAGCTACAATAgtactgtgtgtctctgtgtgctcGTGGACAGGATCCCGTTTCACAGCTGTGGTTTATAAGATCCCAAGGTCCCGTTGTTTCCATATTGGTCAGCGCGTGATCAGAACTGTTACTGTGAAACACGTTGCTCCAGATCCATACCTGGGCTCCAAGGAACAGCTCCATGACACCCAGAATACCCCCCCCAGGTAACCAACCAACCAAGTCAATACCTCAGAAAGGTGTACAGTCATACCTTTAACTCCATACTGTAGTTACAGCTCCATAATCCAGACAGGACAGGGGACCATACACCATCGTCTATTCTCCATGTAGGTACGAGGTGAGCCACTACATGGAATCCCATCCCAGATCAGTTTATCCAGGTAGATCCATCCCAGGTAGCCATAGACCGGTAGGTCCATCCCAGGTAGCCATAGACCGGTAGGTCCATCCCAGGTAGCCATAGACCGGTAGGTCCATCCCAGGTAGCCATAGACCGGTAGGTCCATACATGCAGCCAAGTAGTCCAAGTAAAATCTTAGCCTGCGGGTATGTCTCCATCCTCTGTCCCAGGTTAGATTTGTCCCAGGGCCAGGCTAAACCAGACTTACCCCGGTGCAGTCATGTTTCTGGCCCCAGTTAGGCCCTGTGGCCTCAGAACTTGTTGTCCCCAGGAGGGGTTAGTTGTTCTAGTGACAGTTCCTCGTCCGACAGCCCCGTTTCCACGGCGATCACCAGGGACGCCACGGACGCACTGCTGGTCATGGGCTGGAActcacctagagagagagagggatgagagagagaagagaaagagagagagaagagagagagaggggggaggagtagAGTGGGAGGAGGAGACAAaagaaggatgagagagagagacagaaagagaggagagagagaggggggagggagggagaaagagagagacagaaagagagagagagaagagagagagacagagagacagaaagagaggagagacagaaagagaggagagagaggcagaaagagaggagagaggcagaaagagacagagaagagagacagaaagagagagagaagagaggcagaaagagaggagagagagagagagagagaaagacaggagagagagggggagggagaaagggagggatgaGGATGCATTTCATCAAATCTGCCACCAGGTGGCCCTGTGagtgctgtgtttgtgtgtaacatCATAAACttgccacccacccacccagggCTGTAGCAGTCATGACATTATGCCAGCCGGTTATTGACATGACAAcagactgccggtctcacggtaattaaCGGTTAAATAACATAAACATGTCTAACATCTCCAGGTCTCCACACGCCGCTGATGCCTTTAAAACATCGacatttaaaaaaaggaaaataaataaatgtaatatacacTATCACAATAAATACAGGatttattttagtcaggtctaaagaaacattatggtatgaagaaaatgtatctcagaagaacagaatatgagttggtctactgtatgttatctggctatgctaccataccatagactgtaggcttgatcatttatcagactagatactgtatgttatctggctatgatatagactgtagacttgttcatttatcagactagatactgtatgttatctggctatgatatagactgtaggcttgttcatttatcagactagatactgtatgttatctggctatgatatagactgtagacttgttcatttatcagactagatactgtatgttatctggctatgatatagactgtaggcttgatcatttatcagactagatactgtatgttatctggctatgatatagactgtaggcttgttcatttatcagactagatactgtatgttatctggctatgatatagactgtagacttgttcatttatcagactagatactgtatgttatctggctatgatatagactgtagacttgttcatttatcagactagatactgtatgttatctggctatgatataggatatagactgtaggcttgatcatttatcagactagataatgtatgttatctgactttgatatagactgtaggcttgttcatttatcagactagatactgtatgttatctggctatgatatagactgtaggcttgttcatttatcagactagatactgtatgttatctgactttgatatagacttgttcatttatcagactagatactgtatgttatctggctatgatatagactgtaggcttgttcatttatcagactagatactgtatgttatctggctatgatatagactgtaggcttgttcatttatcagactagatactgtatgttatctggctatgatatagactgtagacttgttcatttatcagactagatactgtatgttatctggctatgatatagactgtaggcttgttcatttatcagactagatactgtatgttatctggctatgatatagactgtaggcttgttcatttatcagactagatactgtatgttatctatgatatagactgtaggcttgttcatttatcagactagatactgtatgttatctggctatgatatagactatcagactagatactgtatgttatctgactatgatatagactgtagacttgttcatttatcagactagatactgtatgttatctggttatgatatagactgtagacttgttcatttatcagactagatactgtatgttatctgactatgatatagacttgttcatttatcagactagatactgtatgttatctggctatgatatagactgtagacttgttcatttatcagactagatactgtatgttatctggctatgatatagactgtagacttgttcatttatcagactagatactgtatgttatctggctatgatatagactgtaggcttgttcatttatcagactagatactgtatgttatctggctatgatatagactgtagacttgttcatttatcagactagatactgtatgttatctggctatgatatagactgtaggcttgttcatttatcagactagatactgtatgttatctggttatgatatagactgtagacttgttcatttatcagactagatactgtatgttatctggctatgatataggatatagactgtaggcttgatcatttatcagactagataatgtatgttatctgactttgatatagactgtaggcttgttcatttatcagactagatactgtatgttatctggctatgatatagactatcagactagatactgtatgttatctggctatgatatagactgtaggcttgttcatttatcagactagatactgtatgttatctgactttgatatagacttgttcatttatcagactagatactgtatgttatctggctatgatatagactgtagacttgttcatttagcagactagatatgcttataagtcctTACCATTATcttatattatatgattttatagtcaGAAGACTATAACTGAACTTAATAAAATATAAAGACGATTTTTCCCATCATAGAGCGAGTGTAGAGCGAGAGCGAGtgtgcatatgaagtggctatgttgagggTAAAAGTGACCacttgaaacaggtcctatacactatatttagagttatttggcaacttagaaatcaaaacatacagtggggcaaaaaactatttagtcagccaccaattgtgcaagttctcccacttaaaaagatgagagagacctgtaattttcatcataggtacacttcaactatgacagacaaaatgagaagaaaaaatccagaaaatcacattgtaggattttaaatgaatttatttgcaaattatggtggaaaatcaacttttgttattgaccaaatacttatctcaatactttgttatattccctttgttggcaatgacagaggtcaaacgttttctgtaagtcttcacaaggttttcacacactgttgctggtattttggcccattcctccatgcagatctcctctagagcagtgatgttttggggctgttgctgggcaacacagactttcaactccctccaaagattttctatggggttgagatctggagactggctaggccactccaggaccttgaaatgcttcttacgaaggccactccttcgttgcccgggcggtgtgtttgggatcattgtcatgctgaaagacccagccacgtttcatcttcaatgcccttgctgatggaaggaggttttcactcaaaatctcacaatacatggccccattcattctttcctttacacggatcagtcgtcctggtccctttgcagaaaaacagccccaaagcatgatgtttccacccccatgcttcacagtaggtatggtgttctttggacgcaactcagcattctttgtcctccaaacacgacgagttgagtttttaccaaaataTTTTGGTTTcctctgaccatatgacattctcccaatcttcttctggatcatccaaatgctctctagcaaacttcagactggcctggacatgtactggcttaagcagggggacacgtctggcactgcaggatttgagtccctggcggcgtagtgtgttactgatggtaggctttgttactttggtcccagctctctgcaggtcattcactaggtccccccgtgtggttctgggatttttgctcaccgttcttgtgatcattttgaccccacagggtgagatcttgcgtggagccccagatcgagggagattatcagtggtcttatatgtcttccatttcctaataattgctcccacagttgatttcttcaaaccaagctgcttacctattgcagattcagtcttcccagcctggtgcaggtctacaattttgtttctggtgttctttgacagctctttggtcttggccatagtggagtttggagtgtgactgtttgaggttgtggacaggtgtcttttatactgataacaagttcaaataggtgccattaatacaggtaacgagtggaggacagaggagcctcttaaagaagaagttacaggtctgtgagagccagaaatcttgcttgtttgtaggtgaccaaatacttattttccaccataatttgcaaataaattaattaaaaatcctacaatgtgattttctggattttttttcctcattttgtctgtcatagttgaagtgtacctatgatgaaaattacaggcctctctcatctttttaagtgggagaacttgcacaattggtggctgactaaatacttttttgccccactgtatttgggCTGCATGGTGTGGCTGTGGGCCGCGCGGTGTGGCTGTGGGCTGCATAGTCCCGCCGGCGTGTCGGTAGTCTCACCTGTATGTGTctcagtagtagcagtaatggGACTATCCCTCAGAGAGTCTGGGTCGTGGTAGTCTTGGGGGAGCCCCACTCTCCGCACCCCCGGGTCTAGAACCACCGACCCCCCCTCACTGAGGGTCCCGTCACTGGACCCTCCCGACACCACAGCCTCTAGGCCCAGACCCCcgacccccccaccaccacccacacTCATCATCTCATAGTCCAATGGCACGTCATCCAGACAGTCTGCATTTAActgtatagagacagagacagacagagagagagagccagagagaggatgattgggagagagagagagagagagagagagagagagagagagagagagagagagagagagagagagagagagagagagagagagagagaggaagggaagagcaGAGCAAGATGAGAGAAACAGTTCAGTTCAAATATATTAAATTGTGTTGGTGTGATGGAATCAAGTTTAGATGGATTTGGATCAATTCAATTCTGATGGTGACCAAAAGGAAAAAAGACTAAGTGACTCATTGATAACTCTGTAAATGACTCCTGAACAACTCCTGAATGATTCTGAAATGACTCACAGCGATGCCCAGGGCTTTGAGGATGTTCATCTTGCACATGGGACAGGTCCTGTGATCGAGCAGCCAGGGGTCCACGCAGTTCTTATGGAACAGATGTCTGACAGGAGATAGAGGTTATAACATGTTCATAAAAGGTCTATGACAGGTTATAACAGGTCAATAACCTGGGACAGGTCCTGTGATCGAGCAGCCAGGGGTCCACGCAGTTCTTATGGAACAGATGTCTGACAGGAGATAGAGGTTATAACATGTTTAGAAAAGGTCTATGACAGGTTATAACAGGTCAATAACCTGGGACATGTCCTGTGATCGAGCAGCCAGAGGTCCATACAGTTCTTATGGAACAGATGTCTGACAGGAGATAGAGGTTATAACATGTTTATAAAAGGTCTATGACAGGTTATAACATGGGACAGGTCCTGTGATCGAGCAGCCAGGGGTCCACACAGTTCTTATGGAACAGGTGTCTGACAGGAGATAGAAACCAAACAACCATGGCTTTAAAAGCAGTTTAGTGTGTGTCTGTTACACGTTTATAACGGGTGGCTTAGCGTAAGAGTGCTGAGGCAGGTTAAGCAGTAGGGTAGGAGTTAAAAACGGTTTAATAAGTCTTCATAAAAGATTTACAAAGGGGTTCACGCCGAGGTCGATGAGCGGCGTTAACGCCGAGGGTTATGAGCGGGGTTAACGCCGAGGGTTATGAGCGGGGTTAACGCCGAGGGTTATGAGCGGGGTTAACGCCGAGGGTTATGAGCGGGGTTAACGCCGAGGGTTATGAGCGGGGTTAACGTCGAGGGTTATAAGCGGGGTTAACGTCGAGGGTTATAAGCGGGGTTAACGTCGAGGGTTATAAGCGGGGTTAACGTCGAGGGTTATAAGCGGGGTTAACGTCGAGGGTTATTTAACGTCGAGGGTTATAAGCGGGGTTAACGTCGAGGGTTATAAGCGGGGTTAACGTCGAGGGTTATAAGCGGGGTTAACGTCGAGGGTTATAAGCGGGGTTAACGTCGAGGGTTATAAGCGGGGTTAACGTCGAGGGTTATAAGCGGGGTTAACGTCGAGGGTTATAAGCGGGGTTAACGTCGAGGGTTATAAGCGGGGTTAACGTCGAGGGTTATAAGCGGGGTTAACATCGAGGGTTATAAGCGGGGTTAACGTCGAGGGTTATAAGCGGGGTTAACGTCGAGGGTTATAAGCGGGGTTAACGTCGAGGGTTATAAGTGGGGTTAACGTCGAGGGTTATTTAACGTTGAGGGTTATAAGTGGGGTTAACGTCGAGGTTGAAAAGCGGGGTTAACGTCGAGGGTTATAAGTGGGGTTAACGTCGAGGGTTATAAGTGGGGTTAACGTCGAGGGTTATAAGTGGGGTTAACGTCGAGGGTTATAAGTGGGGTTAACGTCGAGGGTTATTTAACGTTGAGGGTTATAAGTGGGGTTAACGTCGAGGTTGAAAAGCGGGGTTAACGTCGAGGGTTATAAGCGGGGTTAACGTCGAGGGTTATAAGCGGGGTTAACGTCGAGGGTTATAAGCGGGGTTAACGTCGAGGGTTATAAGCGGGGTTAACGTCGAGGGTTATAAGCGGGGTTAACGTCGAGGGTTATAAGCGGGGTTAACGTCGAGGGTTATAAGTGGGGTTAACGTCGAGGGTTATAAGTGGGGTTCATGTTTGGTTACCTGCAGGGTAGTATCCTGACCACATCATTTGGCTTGTAGCCCTCGATACACACGGCACAGTTATCAAAGTCTGACTCCGTCTCCCAGTCGCCCTTCTTGATGGTCCTGACCTGGAGTTTACTGATGGCCTTCTTAGCTGCATCTCCCAGACgcctctgagaggagagagaggggagggggcgAGATGGAAAGGGGCGAGAGGGGAGGGGGCGAGAGGGGAAGGGgcgagaggggaagaggagagagaggaaggggcgagagagagataaggggcgagagagagataggggagagagagagaggacagaaggaggaagagagtgagagaggggagatagaATGGTAGGGGTTAGCCCTCAGAAATCAATAAACAAAACTGCCCTGTCTAAAACaagtgttgtagtgtgtgtgttactgagcccTACCTGgttacggtagtgtgtgtgtgttactgaatcCTACCTGgttacggtagtgtgtgtgtgttactgaatcCTACCTGgttacggtagtgtgtgtgttactgagcccTACCTGgttacggtagtgtgtg
The Salvelinus namaycush isolate Seneca unplaced genomic scaffold, SaNama_1.0 Scaffold3992, whole genome shotgun sequence genome window above contains:
- the LOC120040982 gene encoding RING finger protein 150-like, which gives rise to HYRNQRRLGDAAKKAISKLQVRTIKKGDWETESDFDNCAVCIEGYKPNDVVRILPCRHLFHKNCVDPWLLDHRTCPMCKMNILKALGIALNADCLDDVPLDYEMMSVGGGGGVGGLGLEAVVSGGSSDGTLSEGGSVVLDPGVRRVGLPQDYHDPDSLRDSPITATTETHTGEFQPMTSSASVASLVIAVETGLSDEELSLEQLTPPGDNKF